One genomic window of Arachis stenosperma cultivar V10309 chromosome 10, arast.V10309.gnm1.PFL2, whole genome shotgun sequence includes the following:
- the LOC130957162 gene encoding uncharacterized protein LOC130957162 produces the protein MANPRGECKAITLRSGKVVEEGTPIKDNHEEVTSKHGNKDEGEIPASPPPKPVLKPYVPKAPYPQRLRKNEKDGQFLEIFKRLQINIPFAEALEQMPLYAKFLKELITKKKNWEAKETIVLTEECSAIIQKKLPQKLKDLGSFQIPCIIGDITIEKALYLLVKVGEFIFPIAFVVLDMEEEANTSIILGRPFLATAGAIIDVQKGELVLRLHEEKMVFNVFKEMSYPKESIGECMLVDTMEHIVQEVMEKEQCGESIELEQAPDGELPQATMRNSIMPTTTDNKDVESPKLELKALPPSLKYAYLGANNTHPVIINSSLSKEQEEELI, from the exons ATGGCTAACCCAAGAGGGGAATGCAAAGCCATAACTCTAAGAAGTGGGAAGGTTGTAGAGGAAGGAACCCCAATCAAAGATAATCATGAAGAGGTTACATCAAAGCATGGGAACAAGGATGAAGGGGAGATCCCAGCTTCACCTCCACCAAAACCAGTCTTGAAGCCCTATGTGCCAAAGGCACCATACCCACAAAGATtgagaaaaaatgaaaaggatgGCCAGTTCCTAGAGATCTTCAAGAGGCTCCAAATCAACATACCATTTGCTGAGGCATTAgaacaaatgccactctatgccaagttcttaaaggagcttaTAACCAAAAAGAAGAACTGGGAGGCAAAAGAAACCATAGTATTGactgaggaatgcagtgccatCATACAGAAGAAGCTGCCTCAAAAGCTGAAAGACCTAGGGAGTTTTCAAATCCCTTGCATCATAGGGGACATCACTATTGAGAAAGCTTTGT ACTTGTTAGTGAAAGTAGGAGAATTCATTTTCCCTATTGCTTTCGTTGTGCTGGACATGGAAGAAGAGGCCAACACGTCAATTATTTTgggaagaccatttctagctactgctggagccatcattgatgtgCAGAAAGGGGAACTAGTCTTGAGATTGCATGAAGAGAAAATGGTCTTCAACGTCTTTAAAGAAATGAGTTACCCCAAAGAATCCATAGGAGAATGCATGCTGGTAGACACCATGGAACATATAGTTCAAGAAGTCATGGAAAAAGAACAATGTGGAGAAAGCATTGAGCTAGAACAAGCACCAGATGGAGAACTACCACAAGCAACCATGAGGAACTCAATCATGCCAACTACCACAGACAACAAGGATGTAGAGTCACCAAAACTAGAGCTGAAAGCCTTACCACCCAGCTTGAAATATGCATATCTGGGTGCTAACAACACTCACCCAGTAATCATAAATTCAAGTCTGagtaaggaacaagaagaggaacttATCTAA